A genomic stretch from Helianthus annuus cultivar XRQ/B chromosome 1, HanXRQr2.0-SUNRISE, whole genome shotgun sequence includes:
- the LOC110927127 gene encoding small nuclear ribonucleoprotein-associated protein B-like has product MGRVHQPLLLVTFFIAFLSITSITEGRSTPFKKSDESSGLTDEKFLLHLIHHGLIPGLLPFGGLGPLGGLGPLGGLGPFGGLGPLGGLGLPLGGLPLGWLGGLPLPLPFPFPFPFRGFPPGGRGPFPWRRGFPGGSSGFPGGAGGLGGEPETEKKRV; this is encoded by the coding sequence ATGGGGAGAGTTCATCAACCATTGCTACTAGTCACCTTTTTTATAGCTTTCTTAAGCATTACAAGCATAACCGAAGGCCGGTCGACACCATTCAAGAAGTCCGATGAATCAAGTGGGTTAACCGACGAGAAATTTCTCCTTCATTTGATTCACCATGGGCTCATACCCGGTTTGTTACCATTTGGCGGGCTTGGACCACTTGGTGGGCTTGGACCACTTGGCGGGCTTGGACCATTTGGTGGGCTTGGACCACTTGGTGGGCTTGGACTCCCCCTAGGGGGTTTACCACTTGGTTGGTTGGGTGGGCTTCCGCTTCCACTTCcatttccttttccttttccttttcgtggCTTCCCTCCAGGCGGTCGTGGTCCCTTTCCATGGCGTCGTGGCTTTCCGGGAGGTTCTAGTGGCTTCCCGGGCGGTGCAGGTGGCCTTGGAGGTGAACCTGAGACGGAGAAAAAACGAGTTTGA